One genomic region from Streptomyces sp. NBC_01431 encodes:
- a CDS encoding helix-turn-helix domain-containing protein has protein sequence MRPNSPSNAGTSPAPVPEGLLVALGVPEPEERVYLRVLARPGRTTERIAAELTLGDESAAEALRLLAGRGLVRRQGVPPTWSAAAPDVAVEALLLRREEELCRTRGRIGELMRTYRRAQQPSAAGLVEMVTGRAAIADRWRSMQEGARHGVLLFDKAPHIMRADPGAELPLLARGVRMRVVYEASGVRAPGRLAELREFIEAGEEARMLPELPCKLAVVDDRWAMLPVSNGAELRAALFVRPSSLLDALTAMFEVYWHRALRIPDTDDPRRAAADHQRELLTLLSAGLTDDSIARHLGVSSRTVQRWVHEVMDVLGARTRFQAGIQAARAGLL, from the coding sequence ATGCGCCCCAACTCGCCCTCGAACGCGGGGACTTCACCGGCCCCGGTGCCGGAAGGCCTGCTCGTGGCTCTTGGCGTACCGGAACCGGAGGAGCGCGTCTACCTCCGCGTCCTGGCCAGGCCCGGCCGCACCACGGAGCGGATCGCCGCCGAACTGACCCTGGGCGACGAATCGGCGGCAGAGGCCCTGCGGTTGCTCGCCGGGCGGGGGTTGGTCCGTCGCCAGGGGGTGCCGCCGACCTGGTCGGCGGCGGCACCGGACGTGGCCGTTGAGGCACTTCTGCTGCGCCGCGAGGAGGAGCTCTGCCGGACCAGGGGCCGCATCGGTGAGCTGATGCGGACCTACCGCCGGGCCCAGCAACCGTCCGCCGCGGGACTCGTGGAGATGGTGACCGGACGCGCGGCCATCGCGGACCGCTGGCGGAGCATGCAGGAGGGAGCCCGTCACGGTGTCCTCCTCTTCGACAAGGCACCGCACATCATGCGCGCCGACCCGGGGGCGGAACTGCCCCTGCTGGCCCGGGGAGTTCGGATGCGGGTCGTCTACGAGGCGAGTGGGGTGCGCGCCCCGGGCCGGCTGGCCGAACTCCGGGAGTTCATCGAGGCCGGCGAAGAGGCCCGCATGCTGCCCGAACTCCCCTGCAAACTGGCCGTGGTGGACGACCGGTGGGCGATGCTCCCCGTGTCGAACGGCGCGGAGCTGCGGGCGGCGCTCTTCGTACGTCCCTCATCGCTGCTCGACGCGCTGACGGCGATGTTCGAGGTGTACTGGCACCGGGCGTTGCGCATCCCCGACACCGACGACCCGCGGCGCGCGGCCGCGGACCACCAGCGGGAGCTGCTGACCCTGCTCTCGGCGGGGCTCACCGACGACAGCATCGCCCGCCACCTCGGCGTCTCTTCCCGCACCGTGCAGCGCTGGGTGCACGAGGTGATGGACGTGCTCGGGGCCCGCACCCGCTTCCAGGCCGGGATCCAGGCGGCCCGTGCCGGACTGCTGTGA
- a CDS encoding MFS transporter, whose amino-acid sequence MRFAPDDRTQRRLALGNLVSMTGTGATMSALVVFLSAAKHLPLGQAASLLATSGLVGVLGAVPVGQLSDRYGARSLAVVTELVCALATVLLLATASAWLLALCLAVRQLATSGNTAARATLMGKLVPPEGRVALRAYQRSVSNIGFSVGALLAALAMSTGTTAALYALLALDAATFCVSALTTSRLPAAGRGAKGRGLGRDAMGDRGYLTVSLLNAVHALNRAVVSIGVPLWIVYGSDLPPWTTSAAMILNTVVVIALQARLSRPAKDVAGARRALLAAGALTAVGCAALATAERAVWPLFVTACLALALGEILGAAAGWTLSYDLAPDQLLGQYQGMWQLIADGSAKAAGPAVIGWTVAAGPAGWALLAGCFAGVAAASPPVVTWASARTRRPARTG is encoded by the coding sequence ATGCGCTTCGCACCGGATGACCGGACCCAGCGACGGCTGGCGCTCGGGAATCTGGTGAGCATGACGGGCACGGGGGCCACGATGTCCGCCCTCGTGGTCTTCCTCTCCGCGGCCAAGCACCTGCCGCTCGGCCAAGCCGCCTCGTTGCTCGCCACGAGCGGGCTTGTCGGTGTCCTGGGCGCGGTGCCGGTGGGCCAGCTCAGCGACCGGTACGGGGCACGGTCGTTGGCCGTGGTCACGGAACTGGTCTGCGCCCTTGCCACCGTGCTGCTCCTGGCGACCGCCTCCGCCTGGCTGCTGGCGCTTTGTCTGGCCGTACGGCAGCTGGCGACCAGCGGCAACACCGCGGCCCGTGCCACGCTGATGGGCAAGCTGGTGCCGCCCGAGGGCCGCGTGGCCCTGCGTGCCTACCAGCGGTCCGTCTCCAACATCGGCTTCTCCGTCGGGGCCCTGCTCGCCGCGCTCGCCATGTCCACCGGCACGACCGCGGCGCTGTACGCGCTCCTGGCGCTGGACGCCGCCACGTTCTGCGTCAGCGCCCTCACCACCTCCCGGCTGCCGGCGGCCGGGCGCGGCGCCAAGGGCAGGGGGCTGGGGCGGGACGCCATGGGCGACCGCGGCTATCTGACGGTGAGCCTGCTCAACGCCGTGCACGCGCTGAACCGTGCCGTCGTGTCCATCGGCGTGCCGCTGTGGATCGTGTACGGATCGGACCTGCCGCCCTGGACCACCTCGGCGGCGATGATCCTCAACACCGTGGTGGTCATCGCTCTGCAGGCCCGGCTGAGCCGCCCGGCGAAGGACGTCGCCGGGGCGCGCCGCGCACTCCTGGCGGCCGGGGCTCTGACGGCCGTGGGCTGCGCGGCGCTGGCGACCGCCGAACGGGCCGTGTGGCCCCTGTTCGTGACGGCGTGCCTGGCTTTGGCCCTGGGCGAGATTCTGGGTGCCGCCGCGGGCTGGACCCTGTCCTACGACTTGGCCCCCGATCAGCTCCTGGGCCAGTACCAGGGAATGTGGCAGCTCATCGCGGACGGCTCGGCGAAGGCGGCCGGCCCGGCGGTCATCGGCTGGACGGTCGCCGCGGGCCCGGCGGGCTGGGCGCTGCTCGCAGGCTGCTTCGCGGGCGTGGCGGCGGCGAGCCCGCCGGTGGTGACATGGGCTTCCGCTCGCACGCGCCGCCCCGCGCGAACGGGCTGA
- a CDS encoding PrpF domain-containing protein: protein MTATAIEPPAGADATTGLDVTAQRAALVERVRAVGVDIGLWSVGGAAAPTLVVASSRRLADPLPVLETAVATLGRPVAKVALAHPAADAPDVAAEYVFAQVVERDGSQVLDLTPECGHSMLATATHLHASGRGSGDGGPLRLLTHRSGVRRIISCDIHTLDVAVGEHAAGLGFPLDDPEAAFPLGREPIVLDSAGTKVTVTVVDSGNPYAFVDAAALGIGDGAGVLAAGDDVRAVLRDVRAQLAPRLGMGDSEVLPKPALLLRTDGGLLHARALSTDDWHPGLALTGLVAVATLVAGDIPGDADLAVRHSGGTSTVGLRAQADGSRHLTVSDRRVTRLAQLPLEVEHALRTG from the coding sequence ATGACCGCGACCGCGATCGAACCGCCGGCCGGGGCTGACGCCACGACCGGTCTCGACGTCACGGCACAGCGCGCGGCCTTGGTCGAGCGCGTGCGGGCCGTGGGAGTGGACATCGGCTTGTGGAGTGTGGGCGGAGCCGCAGCGCCCACTCTGGTGGTCGCCAGCTCGCGCCGCTTGGCGGATCCACTGCCCGTTCTGGAGACCGCCGTGGCCACCTTGGGACGGCCGGTCGCCAAGGTGGCACTTGCCCACCCGGCCGCCGATGCCCCGGACGTGGCCGCCGAATACGTCTTCGCCCAAGTCGTGGAACGCGACGGCAGCCAGGTCCTCGATCTGACCCCGGAGTGTGGGCATTCCATGCTCGCCACCGCCACCCACCTGCACGCGAGCGGGCGGGGTTCGGGGGACGGCGGACCGCTGAGGCTGCTCACCCACCGCTCCGGGGTACGCCGGATCATCAGCTGCGACATCCACACCCTCGATGTGGCCGTAGGCGAGCACGCAGCCGGGCTCGGATTCCCGCTCGACGATCCGGAGGCCGCCTTCCCGCTGGGTCGCGAGCCCATCGTCCTGGACAGTGCCGGGACCAAGGTGACGGTCACCGTCGTCGACAGCGGCAACCCGTATGCCTTCGTGGACGCCGCCGCCCTGGGCATCGGCGACGGCGCCGGCGTGCTTGCGGCCGGCGACGATGTCAGGGCCGTACTGCGGGACGTGCGTGCCCAGTTGGCGCCCCGGCTCGGCATGGGCGACTCCGAAGTGCTGCCCAAGCCGGCCCTGCTGCTGCGCACCGACGGCGGCCTGCTGCACGCGCGGGCCCTGTCCACCGACGACTGGCATCCGGGGCTCGCCCTCACCGGACTGGTCGCCGTCGCCACCCTGGTGGCCGGGGACATTCCGGGCGACGCCGACCTCGCCGTACGGCACTCGGGCGGAACCTCCACGGTCGGTCTGCGCGCCCAGGCCGACGGCAGCCGCCACCTCACCGTCAGCGACCGGCGGGTGACCAGGCTCGCCCAGCTGCCCCTGGAGGTCGAGCATGCGCTTCGCACCGGATGA